The sequence TGCCCGATTTTCGCAGCGTTGGCGGATTTTGGAATGCTTATCCTATGTTTAAAGAACATAATATATCTTTTGAAGACATCGTGACGCCACTAGCTTATAAGCATAATCAGGAACTTGCCTATTGGTTTTATGGACATCGATTAGTTCAATACCGAAATACTCTTCCTCACGAAGGGTATCAGATTTTAAAACGCTGGGCGGGAGATAAACCTCATGGATATTTTGTTTTTACCAGTAATGTTGATGGGCATTTTCAAAAGGCTGGTTTTGATGATAGCCATGTTTATGAAGTACACGGTACTTTGGAGCGTCTTCAGTGTGTCAATAATTGTCGAGGATTAAGTTGGTCTGCATCAAGTTTTCAACCTGTCGTGGATAATGAAAACTTATGTTTAACCAGTGAAAAACCACATTGTCCTTATTGTGGGGGCTTTGCTCGTCAAAATGTACTAATGTTTAATGATTGGAGTTATGCAAGTCAATATCAGGATTTTAAAAAAGTGCGGTTAGAATCGTGGTTAAAAGAAGTGCAAAATCTCGTCGTCATTGAACTGGGAGCGGGGAAAGCCATTCCAACTGTGCGTCGCTTTTCTGAACGTACGGCGAAAGCAAAAAAAGGGGGATTTATCCGTATTAACCCACAAGATGCAGGCGTGCCGAAAATGCACTTTTTAAGTCTAGAAATGAAGGCGTTAGATGCGCTAAAAGCGATTGATTGTCTTCTAAATCCTTCTCAACAAGCGGTTGAATAATGGAAAATTTTTGCGAAATTACCTTTTGCCAACAAATTGGCAGCAACAAGCGACACAACCAAGATGCCCTTTTTAATGGCGAGACTGTGTTTCAATATAAACTCAAAACGGCTGAAAAACGCCTTGAAACCCGACCGCACTTTATTGTGGGCGTGGCAGATGGTATTTCCAATAGCAATCGACCTGAAAAAGCGAGCAAGTTGGCAATGCAATTACTAAGCCAAATGGAAAGCATAAACCGTCAAACGATCTACGATTTACAACCCAGTTTATCAGCAGAATTGGCAGAGGATTATTTTGGCTCAGCAACCACGTTTGTGGCAGCTGAGATTGACCAAATAACTCGTAAAGCCAAAATTCTCAGCGTAGGCGATAGCCGTGCTTATTTAATTGATGCTCAGGGTAAATGGCAACAGATTACCCAAGATCATTCTATTCTTTCTGAATTGTTGGCTGATTTTCCCGATAAAAAAGAAGAAGATTTTGCCACGATTTATGGCGGCGTTTCTTCTTGTTTAGTCGCCGATTATTCCGAATTCCAAGATAAAATTTTTTATCAAGAAATTGAAATTCAACAAGGGGAAAGTTTATTACTGTGTTCTGATGGATTAACAGATGGACTTTCTGCTGAAGTAAGAGAAAAGATTTGGAAACAATATGATAATGATAAATCAAGATTGACGGTGTGTCGTAAATTAATTGCGAGACAAGGGTTTTATGATGATTTATCGGTTATAATTTGTATGTTTTGATTTATGTTTAGAAATATTCTAAGGAACCTTAATTATTATGAGCGAAGAAAAAGCAAAAATACTCAAGATTGATGATGTATTAAAATTAAATTTGAGTATTCCAGATTATCAAAGACCATATAAATGGACAATAAAGCACGTTCAACAATTACTTGATGATTTACTGACGCATTTCCGTAATCAACAACAAGTTTATCGAATTGGAACAGTGGTAATACATAAATATAATGAAGAAAACAAAGAAACTAAAAAAATTGAAGAAAAGTTAGATATTGTTGATGGTCAGCAACGTTTAATTACGCTTTCATTATTACTTTATTATTTGAATAATGAAAAAAATTCACGGATAAGGCTTTATTAGATGAGAGTGTAGCACATACTCTTAGCAAGAGTAATATAATTAATAATTATAATTTTATTAAAAATTATTCTATTTCCCATAAGGAAGAATTTAAAAACTATATTTTAGAAACTTGTGAGATGGTTTATGTTGAATTAGATGATTTAGACGAAGCCTTCCAATTTTTTGACTCGCAAAATTCAAAAGGGAAGCCTTTAGAGTCTTATGATTTGCTTAAAGCGTATCATTTAAGAGAAATGAATGATAAACCCAAAGAGATTATTCATCATTGTGTTGAACGTTGGGAGAAATCTGCACTTTCTCAAGAAATCAATAATTTAGATAAAATTATCAACTATATTCTTTTTAGATTACGCCGATGGCACTATCAAGAAAGCGGAGAGGTTTTTACATCGGACGAGCTAGAGACATTTAAAGGCGTATCAGAAAGTACTAACTATCCTTATCTTAGTCCTCTGTTTGCAACAAAGGTTGTAGAGAAATTAGCACAACAAAATCCTATGTTTTATCATCCAAGATTTGTGAGAACAAGTTTTCAAACGATACAAACGTTAATAAATGGTGAGCAATTTTTTGATTATGTTCAGTATTATGTTGAAATCTATGAAAAATTATTTAAAGAAGGAAGTGGGCTTGTTGATAAAGTGAAAAAAATTAACAATAAAGATATAGGAAAAGGCGTAAATACTTTTCTTAATAATCAAGATTATTGTTATAGAGTAGGGGATAAGTATTTAAAAAATTTATTTGAATGCATAGTGTTATTCTATTTTGATAAGTTTGGTGAAGTACATTTAGATGAATTTATAAATAAAGCATTTTTATGGGTTTACCGAATTCGTTTTGAATATCAGCGTATTACTTTCAAAACTGTAGAAGATGAGGCTCACTCAAAAAATGGATTGTTTAATCATATAGAGAAATCTTCTACACCAATACAAGTGCTGAGATATACCTCAGCAATACGTGAAGATAAGTTTAATAACATAGACAATAAAATAAGGGAAGTTTTTGGAGTGAACAATGGGCAACGCTAAAGAATATGTAAAGACATTAACCGTATCCGATTTATTTGATAATGAGAATAAATGTAACTATATTATTCCAATCTACCAACGTAATTATGCTTGGGGTGACGATGAAGTTAGTTCATTACTTCAAGATATAAAAAATACTTGTGAAAAAAATAAAGAACAAGATAAAAATTATTATATTGGAAGCTTAGTTGTCTATCGCCGAGAAAATGATGATTTTGAAGTGATTGATGGCCAGCAAAGACTAACAACACTTACGTTAATAATGCATCATCTTGACAAATTAGTTTTTAGAAATGTTTGTTTTGAACATCGAGATGAATCTGAACAAGCATTATCCAATCTTAATTCTGAAAAATTACCAAGTAATTTTTCACAAGCATTAAAAACAATTAAAAAAGTAATTGATGGATGGGGGAATAATAAAGATGAAATTGTAAAATTCCTTTTGGATAACGTTGAAATTATCCGAACTGAAGTGCCAGAAGGCACAGATTTAAACCATTATTTCGAAATTATGAATACCCGTGGAGAGCAGCTTGAAAAGCATGAAATTCTAAAAGCTCGTTTGATGAAGGAGTTGCCAACAGCTATTGAGCAATCATTATTTGCAAAAATCTGGGATGCATGCTCAGATATGAGTCGTTATGTTGTGATGGGATTGGATTCTGAATTAAGAAAAGTCATTTTAGCTGGTGATTGGAGAAAAGTACGTGGATTTTTTAAGAGTATTTTGAATGAAAATTCTGAAGAACCTGAAAATTCTGAAGAACCTGAAAATTCTGAAGAACCTGAAAATAGTATCGTAAAACTTATTGATGATCCCAAGGTAAAAATAGAAAAAATTGAAGAACAATCACAGGATAAATATGATGGCGAATTTACTTCAGTAATTGATTTTCCTAATTTCTTAATGCATGTTTTAAGAATTTATTTAGAAAGATTTGATAAGTGTAAATATTCTACCCAAAATGATCCATGCAATGTGTCATTAGATGAAAAGTTACTATTAAAATCATTTGAAGGTAAGTTTGAAGGAAAACCTAAAAAAGTTAGAATATTTATTTATACATTATTGGTTTGTCGTTATTTATTTGATTTATATGTGATTAAATCTAATATGATTCGAACTGATTATGAAAACTGGTCGTTATGGAAAATAGTTAAAGGAAAATCAGGTTATTACTATAAAAATGCATTTGGTATTTATAAAAATGTGTCTGTCGACAATAGCTTAGATAAAAATGATGATGAAGCACTTAATGATGCAGATCCTACAAAAAAAGCCGTGATGTTACTTTCAATGTTCCATGTTTCTAACCCATCTCGTATTTATAAAAACTGGTTGTATGCTGTATTACGTTGGTTATTTAATAATAAGGATAATATAACTTACGGTAACTATGTTAATTTTCTAAAAGATCTTTGTGATAAATTCTATTTTGGTAATAACTGTCAAGGGAAGGATATTACAGAGATTATATTAGATAAAGTAGAAGTGGAATTTAAATTTAACTTAGGAAGTAAAGAAAGTTCGGAATATAAAAAATATTGGGATAGAGGGGTAAATGTTCCTAACTTTGTATTTAATCGACTAGATTATCAATTATGGGAACTGCCTAATGAAAAAGTAAAAAATTTGTTAAAGAATGATGAGTGGTTAACTGATAATACTAAAGATGCTATTTGGAAAAAGTTTAGATTTACCTTTAGAAGTTCAGTAGAGCATCATTATCCACAGCATCCTAGTGTTGGAGATGAATTAGAGTCAGGATTAAATGATTTTGGTAATTTGTATCTACTTTCTCAAAGTAAAAATTCTAGCTTAGGTAATTCTTCTCCTGAAGAGAAAAAAAAGCATTATCGTAATAATGAATACGATAGTCTGAAACAAGCTATCATGATGAACTATAATGAGTGGACTGAAAGGGAGATAAAAGAACATGGAGAAAAAATGATCGAAATTCTAAATCAACCTTTATCCAAAGCAGATTCCTAACGACACAATCTGTCGCTATACTTCTTAAACTATGCTCAAACCTATTAGGTTTGAGCATTTTTTATTGGAGTAATGATTATGTCTAAATTCAAACTTAACCCACCATCAGTTTCCCCTTATACCGAAAAATTAATGTTGCAACTTTTATTAGAATATCGAGGATTTGCAGAGGTTTTTAATGAAAATGTTTGGCACTATGACGATATTGCAGCGGCTTTAGGTTTACCGAGTGAAATGGAGCATTGCGATGATTTTCGTTCGAAAGTAAAAAAATTATTACAAGCACGAAATAAAACGTTGCCAAAATTGACCACTCTTTGCGTAAACGAGAATCCAATTATTCAACAAAATATTGATACGCTGACCCAATTATTATC comes from Haemophilus haemolyticus and encodes:
- a CDS encoding SIR2 family NAD-dependent protein deacylase, producing MKNDLNYAVELIRKADGILITAGAGMSVDSGLPDFRSVGGFWNAYPMFKEHNISFEDIVTPLAYKHNQELAYWFYGHRLVQYRNTLPHEGYQILKRWAGDKPHGYFVFTSNVDGHFQKAGFDDSHVYEVHGTLERLQCVNNCRGLSWSASSFQPVVDNENLCLTSEKPHCPYCGGFARQNVLMFNDWSYASQYQDFKKVRLESWLKEVQNLVVIELGAGKAIPTVRRFSERTAKAKKGGFIRINPQDAGVPKMHFLSLEMKALDALKAIDCLLNPSQQAVE
- a CDS encoding PP2C family protein-serine/threonine phosphatase codes for the protein MENFCEITFCQQIGSNKRHNQDALFNGETVFQYKLKTAEKRLETRPHFIVGVADGISNSNRPEKASKLAMQLLSQMESINRQTIYDLQPSLSAELAEDYFGSATTFVAAEIDQITRKAKILSVGDSRAYLIDAQGKWQQITQDHSILSELLADFPDKKEEDFATIYGGVSSCLVADYSEFQDKIFYQEIEIQQGESLLLCSDGLTDGLSAEVREKIWKQYDNDKSRLTVCRKLIARQGFYDDLSVIICMF
- a CDS encoding DUF262 domain-containing protein; translation: MSEEKAKILKIDDVLKLNLSIPDYQRPYKWTIKHVQQLLDDLLTHFRNQQQVYRIGTVVIHKYNEENKETKKIEEKLDIVDGQQRLITLSLLLYYLNNEKNSRIRLY
- a CDS encoding DUF262 domain-containing protein yields the protein MSHKEEFKNYILETCEMVYVELDDLDEAFQFFDSQNSKGKPLESYDLLKAYHLREMNDKPKEIIHHCVERWEKSALSQEINNLDKIINYILFRLRRWHYQESGEVFTSDELETFKGVSESTNYPYLSPLFATKVVEKLAQQNPMFYHPRFVRTSFQTIQTLINGEQFFDYVQYYVEIYEKLFKEGSGLVDKVKKINNKDIGKGVNTFLNNQDYCYRVGDKYLKNLFECIVLFYFDKFGEVHLDEFINKAFLWVYRIRFEYQRITFKTVEDEAHSKNGLFNHIEKSSTPIQVLRYTSAIREDKFNNIDNKIREVFGVNNGQR
- a CDS encoding DUF262 domain-containing protein, which gives rise to MGNAKEYVKTLTVSDLFDNENKCNYIIPIYQRNYAWGDDEVSSLLQDIKNTCEKNKEQDKNYYIGSLVVYRRENDDFEVIDGQQRLTTLTLIMHHLDKLVFRNVCFEHRDESEQALSNLNSEKLPSNFSQALKTIKKVIDGWGNNKDEIVKFLLDNVEIIRTEVPEGTDLNHYFEIMNTRGEQLEKHEILKARLMKELPTAIEQSLFAKIWDACSDMSRYVVMGLDSELRKVILAGDWRKVRGFFKSILNENSEEPENSEEPENSEEPENSIVKLIDDPKVKIEKIEEQSQDKYDGEFTSVIDFPNFLMHVLRIYLERFDKCKYSTQNDPCNVSLDEKLLLKSFEGKFEGKPKKVRIFIYTLLVCRYLFDLYVIKSNMIRTDYENWSLWKIVKGKSGYYYKNAFGIYKNVSVDNSLDKNDDEALNDADPTKKAVMLLSMFHVSNPSRIYKNWLYAVLRWLFNNKDNITYGNYVNFLKDLCDKFYFGNNCQGKDITEIILDKVEVEFKFNLGSKESSEYKKYWDRGVNVPNFVFNRLDYQLWELPNEKVKNLLKNDEWLTDNTKDAIWKKFRFTFRSSVEHHYPQHPSVGDELESGLNDFGNLYLLSQSKNSSLGNSSPEEKKKHYRNNEYDSLKQAIMMNYNEWTEREIKEHGEKMIEILNQPLSKADS